Proteins co-encoded in one Conger conger chromosome 4, fConCon1.1, whole genome shotgun sequence genomic window:
- the LOC133126739 gene encoding tripartite motif-containing protein 16-like encodes MRESVCHRNTIAEALIQSNDQLSCSICLDLLKDPMTIPCGHSYCIGCIKGCWDQDDHTGVYSCPQCRETFTPRPVLRKNTMLAEVVEKLKKTGLQAAPPAHCYAGPGDVACDICTGRKRKAIKSCLVCLASYCETHLKLHNELHPGNAHIVINATGHLQDNICRQHKKLLEIYCRTDQQCICYLCTMDEHRGHDTVSAAAERTEKQKQLGEFQSEFQQGIQEREKELQDLRQAVQSLKSSAQAAVEDSERIFTEMIRSIERRCSEVKELIRDQEKAEVSRAEGLLERLEQEIAELRRRDTELEQLSHTEDHIHFLQSCQSVCAPPGPGDLPSITVSPHVSFEAVRKSVSELKERLEDVFKVELVKISESVKEVPSAEPRTREDFLQYSCQLTLDPNTAYNLFRLSEGNREVTRVREIQSYPDHPERFDYWLQVLCREGLSGRCYWEAEWSGDGVVHIAVSYKDISRKGKGDDSRLGFNNKSWRLSTPSSHYFWHNKESTEIPVPSTSRIGVYLDHRAGTLSFYSVSDTMTLLHRVQTTFTQPLYPGFGIYSHGSSVKLSDLG; translated from the exons ATGCGAGAATCCGTCtgccacagaaacacaatc gcagaggctcttatccagagcaac GACCAGTTGAGCTGTtcgatctgtctggatctactgaagGATCCGATgactattccctgtggacacagttactgtattggctgtattaagggctgctgggatcaggatgatcatactggtgtctacagctgtccccagtgcagagagaccttcaccccaaggcctgttttaagaaaaaacaccatgctggctgaagtggtggagaaactgaagaagacaggactccaagctgctcctcctgctcactgttacgctggacctggagacgtggcATGTGAtatctgcactgggagaaagcgcaaagccatcaagtcctgtctggtgtgtctggcctcttactgtgaaactcacctcaaacttCACAATGAGCTTCACCCAGGAAACGCACATATTGTCATCAATGCTACTGGACACCTGCAGGACAATATTTGCCGTCAGCATAAAAAACTGTTGGAGATTTACTGTCGTACTGATCAGCAAtgtatctgttatctgtgtacaatggatgaacacagaggccatgatacagtctcagctgcagcagaaaggactgagaaacag aagcagctgggtgAATTCCAGAGTGAATTCCAGCAgggaatccaggagagagagaaggagctgcaggatctgagacaggctgtgcagtcactcaag agctctgcacaggcagcagtggaggacagtgagaggatctttactgagatgatccgctccattgagagaaggtgctctgaggtgaaagagctgatcagagatcaggagaaggctgaagtgagtcgggctgaaggactcctggagcgactggagcaggagattgctgagctgaggaggagagacactgagctggagcagctttcacacacagaggatcacatccatttcctccag agctgtcagtctgtctgtgcccctcctggacctggagacttacccagcatcactgtcagtccacacgtctcttttgaggctgtgaggaaatctgtctctgagcTGAAAGAGCGACTGGAGGACGTCTTCAAGGTGGAACTGGTCAAAATCTCGGAATCAG tGAAAGAAGTTCCATCTGCAgagcccaggaccagagaggatttcttacagt attcctgtcagctcacactggaccccaacacagcgtaTAACCTGTtccgtctgtctgaggggaacagagaggtgacccgTGTGAGAGAGATCCAGTCATACCCTGATCATCCAGAAAGATTTGACTACTGGTTACaggtgctgtgcagagagggtctgtctggacgctgttactgggaggctgagtggagtggagatggtGTGGTTCAtatagcagtgtcatataaagacatcagcaggaaaggaaaGGGTGATGACTCTCGTTTGGGATTTAATAACAAGTCCTGGAGATTGTCCACTCCCTCCAGTCACTATTTCTGGCACAATAAAGAGAGCACTGAAATTCCTGTTCCCTCTAcctccagaataggagtgtacctggatcacagggcaggaactctgtccttctacagcgtctctgacaccatgaccctcctgcacagagtccagaccacattcactcagcccctctaccCTGGGTTTGGGATTTATAGTCATGGATCCTCTGTAAAACTCAGTGATCTGGGATGA